From Candidatus Bathyarchaeota archaeon, a single genomic window includes:
- a CDS encoding geranylgeranylglyceryl/heptaprenylglyceryl phosphate synthase: MIGRVEKYLLNKIKKDGAVHITLIDPEKMSLKSASRIAREAESSKTAAIMIGGSTFISTSHLDNTIKAMKKTVGIPVILFPNNVTAISKHADAIWFMSLLNSLDPYFIVGAQVLGAPLIKKFGLEAIPLGYIVVGQGATVGIIGRASPIPYDKPELAAAHALAAQYLGMRFVYLEAGSGAKQSVPNEMIRIVKDLVSVPLIVGGGIRSGEQVKEKVNAGADIIVTGNVVEEFEAKDKVEELVKQVKWYRRAMKRPKRR, translated from the coding sequence ATGATTGGACGAGTGGAAAAGTACCTACTAAACAAAATTAAGAAAGACGGGGCTGTTCACATAACTCTCATTGACCCCGAAAAAATGTCTCTCAAATCAGCCTCTCGTATAGCCCGTGAAGCGGAGTCCAGCAAGACGGCAGCCATCATGATCGGCGGATCCACTTTTATTTCCACTTCCCATTTAGATAATACTATAAAAGCAATGAAGAAGACTGTTGGCATTCCAGTGATTCTTTTCCCTAACAACGTAACAGCCATCAGCAAACACGCCGATGCCATATGGTTTATGTCACTCCTCAACTCCCTAGACCCATACTTCATCGTGGGTGCACAAGTCTTAGGTGCTCCACTCATCAAAAAATTCGGTTTAGAGGCCATCCCACTCGGTTACATAGTTGTTGGACAAGGCGCCACAGTAGGCATTATAGGACGAGCCAGCCCAATTCCATACGATAAACCAGAACTTGCTGCTGCACATGCACTGGCAGCGCAGTATCTGGGCATGCGGTTTGTGTATTTGGAGGCAGGGTCTGGAGCCAAACAATCAGTGCCAAACGAAATGATCAGGATAGTAAAGGACCTTGTTAGTGTTCCTTTGATTGTGGGTGGGGGCATAAGAAGTGGTGAGCAGGTGAAGGAGAAGGTGAACGCTGGGGCTGACATAATCGTCACTGGCAATGTTGTGGAAGAGTTTGAAGCTAAAGACAAGGTTGAAGAATTGGTAAAACAGGTGAAATGGTATCGAAGGGCCATGAAGCGGCCTAAACGTAGATGA
- a CDS encoding DNA polymerase II large subunit gives MNVAMSKEHQQYVSTLENKLASIYETAKKAREKGFDPSLHPEPKVAKDLAELVEGLVGPQGVAESIRNLSKKLPREELAFKIAEEIVYGKFGHMDASEAAEQAIRTALAILTEGITAAPLQGVAQVAVKYNSDRTKYLAIYYAGPIRSAGGTEQALSLLVGDFVRRLLGLDRYKPTEDEIGRFIEEMRLFERSVSRFQYHVSDEELRRALQFLPVQVTGLESDPVEVSAYRDLPRIETNRVRGGALRVVNDGVVGRSAKVWTIVEKLGIEGWDWLKSVREIERKKNAGFMEDIIAGRPIFSFPSRRGGFRLRYGRSRNTGLAAVGVHPATMMVLQNFLAAGTQLRIEGPGKSGVVLPVDTIEPPIVRLRDGSVVRASLENFAQIKNVVDKILFLGDILIGFGDFLYTNKPLLPSGVTEEWWCQELQAVIKQKFGGDLKEVATRAKISTDRLEEFLIDPFRNKPTAKEAVSLALALGVPLHPFFTFFWANISSDELRMLRKWLLNSRKEVENESVREISGEMNESVKQVLEKLCIPHKVVEGNIKIEGDEAYVFAFCLGLNDSKARIVSAKSVLENIGKLCGVNVRDKAPTFVGARMGRPEKAKRREMRPLVHVLFPVGLAGGPRRNIVKALNRVAIEVELVKRRCPDCRTETRRIKCPKCGAETVLEKCCPQCGKVLKQDVCPICKVSTRNYSKQSINLRELMNEASERLNLPVPKLVKGVKGLINETKTVETLEKGILRAKYDLSVYKDGTIRFDATNAPLTHFKPKEIGVSIERLRQMGYLLDCCGSPLTDPDQICELKVQDVVIPVGNAEYFVRVANFLDDLLEKVYELPPYYNVKRIGDLVGHLVVGLAPHTSAGILGRIIGFTSHSVCYAHVLWHSAKRRDCDGDEDALMLALDTILNFSKAYLPAQIGGIMDAPLFIIPLVNPVEVQRQAHEVDVAATYPLVFYEKTWQKVMPRKIGELIDLVEYRLNSEAQFQGFNYTIPVSDINMGNRESIYKRLGRMLDKLSSQLTLAEKIEAVDAETVARKVLTTHFMRDIVGNLRAFTTQSFRCKKCNRRFRRLPLRGKCSACGGDVALTVHRGGIEKYLEAARQLVKKYGLADYYAQRLTLVEEEIRSLFEGDKPKQVSLSDFIA, from the coding sequence TTGAACGTCGCGATGAGCAAGGAACACCAGCAATACGTATCCACACTAGAGAACAAACTCGCGAGTATATACGAAACTGCGAAAAAGGCGAGAGAAAAAGGGTTTGACCCCTCCCTTCATCCTGAGCCCAAAGTGGCCAAAGATCTAGCCGAGCTCGTGGAGGGACTGGTTGGTCCCCAAGGTGTTGCTGAAAGTATACGAAACTTAAGCAAGAAATTGCCACGAGAAGAGCTTGCGTTCAAAATAGCCGAAGAAATTGTATACGGAAAATTCGGGCACATGGATGCAAGTGAAGCCGCTGAACAGGCGATAAGAACCGCCCTTGCCATACTGACCGAAGGGATCACCGCCGCGCCTCTGCAAGGCGTAGCACAAGTAGCCGTGAAGTATAACTCTGACCGAACGAAGTATCTGGCAATTTATTACGCCGGCCCTATACGTTCTGCAGGCGGTACGGAACAGGCCTTAAGTTTGTTGGTGGGAGATTTTGTTCGTCGCTTGCTGGGGCTGGACCGTTACAAACCAACTGAAGACGAGATTGGACGTTTCATCGAAGAAATGCGATTATTTGAGCGGTCAGTAAGTCGGTTTCAATATCACGTGTCGGATGAAGAATTGAGAAGAGCACTTCAATTTCTCCCCGTGCAAGTTACCGGGCTGGAATCTGATCCAGTTGAGGTTTCTGCCTACCGCGATCTTCCTCGAATCGAGACAAACCGAGTACGAGGTGGTGCACTCCGTGTTGTAAATGATGGAGTTGTGGGGCGTTCTGCAAAAGTGTGGACGATTGTAGAAAAACTGGGAATTGAGGGCTGGGACTGGTTGAAGAGCGTTCGGGAAATCGAACGGAAGAAGAATGCTGGTTTTATGGAGGACATTATTGCGGGGCGTCCCATCTTTTCGTTTCCTTCGAGGCGTGGAGGTTTCAGGCTTCGCTATGGAAGGTCCAGGAACACTGGTTTAGCTGCAGTGGGGGTCCATCCGGCAACAATGATGGTTCTTCAGAACTTTCTTGCAGCAGGCACTCAATTGCGCATTGAAGGTCCTGGGAAATCTGGGGTTGTTCTTCCGGTAGATACGATAGAGCCTCCAATTGTACGATTGAGGGATGGATCTGTTGTTCGTGCTTCACTTGAAAACTTTGCACAAATAAAAAACGTGGTTGACAAGATTCTATTTTTAGGCGACATCCTCATCGGGTTTGGCGACTTTCTATATACCAACAAACCGCTTCTCCCATCAGGAGTCACCGAAGAGTGGTGGTGTCAGGAGCTTCAAGCGGTCATTAAACAGAAATTTGGTGGAGACCTGAAGGAGGTTGCGACGAGGGCGAAAATTTCTACAGATCGCCTCGAAGAATTTCTCATAGACCCTTTTAGAAACAAGCCAACCGCCAAAGAAGCAGTATCATTAGCCTTGGCCCTCGGAGTTCCTCTTCATCCGTTTTTTACGTTCTTCTGGGCGAACATTTCTTCTGATGAACTCCGAATGTTACGGAAGTGGCTCTTGAACTCTCGAAAAGAGGTTGAGAACGAAAGTGTTCGTGAAATATCTGGCGAGATGAACGAATCAGTAAAGCAGGTGCTTGAAAAGCTATGTATTCCCCATAAAGTTGTGGAGGGCAACATTAAGATAGAAGGGGATGAAGCGTACGTCTTTGCATTTTGTCTCGGATTAAACGACTCCAAAGCGAGAATAGTTAGTGCGAAGTCTGTTCTCGAAAACATTGGAAAACTCTGTGGTGTTAACGTCAGAGACAAAGCTCCGACGTTTGTAGGCGCGAGAATGGGGCGTCCGGAAAAAGCGAAGAGGCGAGAGATGAGGCCTCTGGTTCACGTGCTTTTCCCAGTTGGGCTTGCTGGTGGTCCTCGACGAAACATTGTAAAGGCGTTAAACAGAGTTGCGATTGAAGTTGAGCTTGTGAAGCGGCGATGTCCTGACTGTCGAACGGAAACCCGTAGAATAAAGTGTCCTAAATGTGGGGCCGAGACGGTTTTGGAGAAGTGCTGTCCTCAGTGTGGCAAGGTTCTAAAACAAGATGTCTGTCCGATCTGTAAAGTTTCAACAAGGAACTACAGTAAACAATCAATCAACCTAAGGGAGTTGATGAACGAGGCGAGTGAAAGGCTGAACCTTCCTGTTCCAAAGCTTGTGAAAGGCGTAAAGGGTTTAATAAACGAAACAAAGACGGTTGAGACACTTGAAAAAGGGATTTTGCGAGCCAAATATGACCTCTCGGTTTATAAAGATGGAACAATTCGGTTCGACGCTACAAACGCGCCATTAACACATTTCAAGCCAAAAGAAATCGGTGTTTCTATTGAAAGGCTTCGGCAAATGGGGTATCTTCTTGATTGCTGCGGAAGTCCCTTAACTGACCCTGATCAGATATGCGAGCTTAAAGTTCAAGATGTAGTTATTCCGGTGGGAAATGCGGAATATTTTGTTCGTGTGGCCAATTTCTTAGATGATCTTCTTGAGAAGGTGTATGAGCTTCCTCCATACTACAACGTTAAACGTATTGGCGATCTAGTTGGGCATTTAGTCGTAGGCTTGGCACCACACACCTCAGCAGGCATTCTCGGCAGAATAATCGGGTTCACAAGTCACAGTGTTTGTTATGCTCATGTCCTTTGGCATTCAGCGAAGCGTCGGGACTGTGACGGTGATGAGGATGCTTTGATGCTGGCTTTGGATACTATCTTGAACTTTTCTAAGGCTTACTTACCCGCTCAGATAGGTGGAATAATGGATGCGCCACTTTTCATCATTCCGTTGGTGAACCCTGTGGAAGTGCAGCGGCAGGCTCATGAGGTGGATGTTGCTGCGACGTATCCGCTGGTGTTTTATGAGAAGACTTGGCAGAAAGTTATGCCTCGTAAAATCGGTGAACTCATAGACCTAGTTGAGTATCGGTTAAACAGTGAAGCACAGTTTCAAGGCTTCAACTATACGATTCCTGTTTCAGATATTAACATGGGTAATCGTGAGAGTATCTACAAGAGGCTTGGACGAATGCTTGACAAGTTGAGCAGTCAACTTACGTTGGCGGAGAAGATTGAGGCTGTAGATGCTGAGACCGTGGCGAGGAAGGTTTTGACCACGCATTTCATGCGAGACATTGTGGGCAATTTGCGGGCGTTTACCACCCAAAGCTTTCGGTGTAAGAAATGTAACAGACGTTTCAGACGGTTGCCTCTTCGGGGTAAGTGTTCCGCGTGTGGAGGTGATGTAGCTTTGACGGTTCATCGTGGTGGAATTGAAAAATACTTGGAAGCGGCGCGTCAGCTTGTGAAGAAGTATGGGTTAGCCGATTATTATGCTCAGCGGCTTACGCTTGTGGAGGAGGAGATTAGGTCTTTGTTTGAAGGCGATAAGCCTAAGCAGGTAAGTCTCTCTGACTTTATAGCCTGA
- a CDS encoding nucleotide pyrophosphohydrolase, whose translation MRVSEFQNMMRRIYFHRDSKRGTVGTYKWLVEEIGELEEALKGEDKKALEDEFADALAWLASLANVVNIDLEKAALAKYSDRCPKCQQSPCKCPFRSP comes from the coding sequence ATGCGTGTTAGCGAGTTTCAGAATATGATGCGACGGATTTATTTTCACCGAGACTCGAAGCGTGGAACCGTGGGAACATACAAGTGGCTTGTAGAGGAAATAGGAGAATTGGAAGAAGCCCTAAAAGGAGAAGATAAAAAAGCGCTGGAAGACGAGTTTGCCGATGCTCTCGCTTGGCTGGCATCGTTAGCAAATGTTGTTAACATAGACTTGGAAAAGGCTGCGCTGGCAAAGTATAGCGACCGATGCCCTAAATGTCAACAGTCACCTTGCAAATGTCCTTTCAGGTCTCCGTAA